The stretch of DNA ATTTACCACGAACTGACCATTCACGCGACCGATCTTCACCCCGGCAATCGGTCCGTTGAACGGGATCGACGAGACCGCCAACGCCGCGGAGGCCGCCGTAATACCGATCACATCCGACACGCCCGTCTTATCAGCAGACAACACGGAGGCAATGACTTGGGTTTCGAAGTAATACCCTTCAGGAAACAGCGGACGAAGCGGTCGATCGATCAACCGACTGGTCAGCACTTCACGCTCAGAAGGCCGGCCTTCCCGTTTGAAATAGCCACCCGGAATCTTCCCCGCTGCGTAGGTCTTTTCCTGGTAATCTACGGTCAGCGGGAGGAAATCCACTCCCGGCTTGGCGTTTTGCGAGGCCACAGCCGTCGCAAGCACCACGGTGTCGCCATAGGTGGCCCAAATAGCGCCGTCCGCCTGTTTCGCGATGCGACCGGTCTCCAGCGTCAAGCGGCGACCCGCCAGCTCAATGTCTACAACATGTTTCATCTATGGTCTCCTCCGTTTAACTCCCACAGATGCCCACAGAAATACGTTCAACCGGCGCAGTGCGCATTCAACGGCATCACTCGGCCCCCCGTTGCATGTCGATCCCTGGTGTTGAACGTGTTTCAGTGTTCACCTGCGGGGACAACAAATGGTTCGGCCGCCACCCACGCGGTGGCGGCCGACTCGCTCACACGACTACTTACGAATGCCCAGGCGCTCCAGAATGGCGCGATACCGAGCCTCTTCAACTTTCCGGAGATAATCCAACAACCGACGACGGCGGCCGACCAACGTCAACAACCCGCGCCGTGAATGGTGGTCCTTCTTGTGCAATTTGAAATGTTCCGTCAGATACGTAATCCGGTTCGTCAGAATAGCAATCTGCACTTCCGGAGAGCCGGTGTCCTTGCCATGCTGCTGGAAACTCTTGACCAATTCCGTCTTCACTTCTTTTACCAGTGCCATACGTCTCTACTCCTCTATTGAGTTCGCGATGCTCCCACCTTGTAATGCTTCTGTAACCAAGACCTTCGAGACAGCGATCGGCTGCCCACTGACTCCGGGCGCCTGCGTATCCATGCCGATCGGCATTGTGCCGATGGCCAGTAAACGGCCCGCGTCGTCCTTGATGCGGATGGGTCTGGCCTCCCCCTCAACAAGCCTCGAGGGCAGACCATGCCACGCCAGCACTTCGGAACAAGGCACCGGCATGCCATGCAGAACCCGGCCGGCCGTTCCCGCCCCCACCGTACACACCGGCAGTCCGACCAGCGCCTCGTCCAGCGTCAACATCGACGCCGCGAGCGCCCCTTGCTCCAACCGTGATTCGACTTCGTCCACCGTCAACGCCTGATCCACCGTGAGCGGCCCCACACGCTCGCGAACCAATGTCGCCATGTGACCGCCGACTCCCAACTTCTCGCCGATATCGGCACATAGCGTCCGGATATACGTGCCCTTGGAGCAGGCCACCCGGAGCGTCACATTGGGGATCTGAATATCCACAATATCCAGGCGAAAGACGGTCACCTCGCGAGCCTGCCGAGACACCTCTCGCCCCGCCCGCGCCGATTTGTATAACGGAACGCCTCCGACCTTGACTGCGGAGTACATGGGAGGCAGCTGCTGAATGCGCCCCTCGAACCCAGCCACCACTTCACGAATACGGGCATCGGTCAACGACTCAACCGGTGAGCGAGTGAGCACCGTTCCCGTGGCATCCTGCGTATCAGTCGTTTCACCAAGCCGTAACCCGGCGAGATAGGTTTTGTCCCACGCCAGCAAATATTCAGCGATGCGTGTGCCACGGCCCACGAGCAACGGCAACACGCCCGTCGCGTCCGGATCCAATGTTCCGGCATGGCCCAATTTCATCCCGCGCAACTTGCCACGAATACGAGCCACCACATCATGCGACGTCCACCCGGCCTCCTTGCGGACATTCAAGACTCCGTCCTGCAGCACAGTGGTCGTACGCGGCTCCGTCGAGACAATCATG from Nitrospira sp. encodes:
- the truB gene encoding tRNA pseudouridine(55) synthase TruB translates to MTMIVSTEPRTTTVLQDGVLNVRKEAGWTSHDVVARIRGKLRGMKLGHAGTLDPDATGVLPLLVGRGTRIAEYLLAWDKTYLAGLRLGETTDTQDATGTVLTRSPVESLTDARIREVVAGFEGRIQQLPPMYSAVKVGGVPLYKSARAGREVSRQAREVTVFRLDIVDIQIPNVTLRVACSKGTYIRTLCADIGEKLGVGGHMATLVRERVGPLTVDQALTVDEVESRLEQGALAASMLTLDEALVGLPVCTVGAGTAGRVLHGMPVPCSEVLAWHGLPSRLVEGEARPIRIKDDAGRLLAIGTMPIGMDTQAPGVSGQPIAVSKVLVTEALQGGSIANSIEE
- the rpsO gene encoding 30S ribosomal protein S15, whose protein sequence is MALVKEVKTELVKSFQQHGKDTGSPEVQIAILTNRITYLTEHFKLHKKDHHSRRGLLTLVGRRRRLLDYLRKVEEARYRAILERLGIRK